The Pseudocalidococcus azoricus BACA0444 genome segment ACCCAAGGCTTTTAAGGCCCAAACCAAGGGCATTCCATCGGCCGTTACCAGTGCGGCTTGGTTCACAACCCTCTGAAAGGCGCGCTGCCAAACCCCGGACATAACCACATGAACATTAGCCGCCACCACATAGCCCCATTGTTCTTGGGCGATCCATGTTCCGAACATCTCCCAGGCCTGGTCATAGGTGGTGACATCTACCCTTGTGCCGAGAATATAACGGGAGTCCATTACCCCAAGATCCGTACTAAAGGCTAAGGGCAGGCTTATGGCGTAAGGCAATTTCTTGGCGTTGGCCGGGGGTGAGGTGCAACACCTGGGGCGGGTTCGGAAGTTGGGCTAAATCTGGTTCTAAGGTATCCCCCATGTCCAGGCCCTGAAGTAACCTCGCCAAAAGACCCGTAGCCTGAATTTCCCCCGGTTGGGCTGTGGGGACAATCACTTGGGGCTGCACGGCCGTCACTAACTCCAGGCCTTGGGTTTTCCCAGCAATAATTGTTCCCAGCAGCGGCACATGGACATCACTAATGGGCGTAATTACCACATCAATGGGGGCAAAGTTGCTTAAAGCCGGATCATGGTAGCCGTGGGGTTCGTAATAGAGGGAGCAACCGGAGGCCGGGGATTGGAGGACATAGCCATTTTCTTGCCGGAGTGGCCCAATCGGTGAACCAAGGGTAGCCTGAATCTGAATGTTCCCTAAAGCATAGGTTTCCCCATGATGGAGGACGGAGATCTGGTGAAAGCCAAGTTTCTGAACTGTTTCTAAGGCGCTGGGGGGGCAAAGGAGGGGAATTTGGGGGTCT includes the following:
- a CDS encoding MBL fold metallo-hydrolase, yielding MSLYLTWLDLNSWLVELDNQRILIDPWLVGPMTFGLPAWLLQLTRLTPRPCPESIDLILLSQGLPDHTHPPSLQQLDPQIPLLCPPSALETVQKLGFHQISVLHHGETYALGNIQIQATLGSPIGPLRQENGYVLQSPASGCSLYYEPHGYHDPALSNFAPIDVVITPISDVHVPLLGTIIAGKTQGLELVTAVQPQVIVPTAQPGEIQATGLLARLLQGLDMGDTLEPDLAQLPNPPQVLHLTPGQRQEIALRHKPALSL